In one window of Gossypium hirsutum isolate 1008001.06 chromosome A01, Gossypium_hirsutum_v2.1, whole genome shotgun sequence DNA:
- the LOC107916999 gene encoding desmethyl-deoxy-podophyllotoxin synthase, which yields MKRVQSFRSVREEQVSSLIRSIFSKTGKEINLGEMLCNLSYNITLRTAFAGRCKKHEAFISFLKKFVEAMAGFNIADLFPSIKFLPELSGMRAELERFHHDSNANPKDSVDVTEDLVDVLLNLQDHGGLEFPLTTDNIKAVILDILMGGTETSSTLAEWAMSEMMKNPRILGKAQAEVRKLYDKTGDVNESNLHELKYLKLVIKETLRLHPPLPLLIPRENSESCEINGYEIPAKTRVIVNAWAIGRDSNYWNEAERFYPERFIDGSVDYKGTNFEFIPFGAGRRICPGMSYGMAVVELSLAKLLSQFDWKLPNGMKNEDLDMTEAFGVSVRRKNELHIIPIPYH from the exons ATGAAACGTGTACAATCATTCCGTTCAGTCAGAGAAGAGCAGGTGTCAAGTTTAATTAGATCCATATTTTCTAAGACAGGAAAGGAAATCAACCTTGGAGAAATGTTATGCAATTTATCATATAACATCACTTTAAGGACTGCTTTCGCTGGAAGGTGCAAGAAACACGAAGCATTCATTTCATTTCTGAAGAAATTCGTGGAAGCAATGGCTGGTTTTAATATTGCTGATCTGTTTCCATCCATCAAATTTCTTCCGGAGCTCAGTGGGATGAGAGCCGAACTTGAGAGGTTTCACCATGATAGCAATGCAAATCCGAAGGACAGTGTTGATGTAACAGAGGATCTAGTTGATGTTCTTCTGAATCTTCAGGATCATGGAGGACTTGAGTTTCCCTTAACAACTGACAATATCAAAGCTGTTATCCTG GACATTCTCATGGGTGGAACTGAGACATCTTCAACTCTAGCAGAATGGGCAATGTCGGAAATGATGAAAAATCCTAGGATCCTTGGAAAAGCACAAGCCGAGGTGAGGAAACTCTATGATAAAACAGGGGATGTTAATGAGTCAAACCTTCATGAACTGAAGTACTTGAAGTTGGTTATAAAGGAAACTCTAAGATTACACCCACCTCTACCTTTGCTAATTCCAAGAGAAAATAGTGAGAGCTGTGAGATTAATGGATATGAGATACCAGCCAAGACCAGAGTGATTGTTAATGCATGGGCAATTGGAAGAGATTCCAACTACTGGAATGAAGCCGAGAGGTTCTATCCAGAGAGATTCATCGATGGTTCAGTTGACTATAAAGGGACTAACTTCGAGTTTATTCCATTTGGTGCTGGAAGGAGGATATGTCCTGGCATGTCATATGGTATGGCTGTTGTCGAGCTTTCCCTTGCAAAATTACTATCCCAATTTGATTGGAAACTCCCTAATGGAATGAAAAATGAGGATCTAGACATGACTGAGGCTTTTGGTGTTTCTGTTAGAAGAAAAAACGAGCTCCACATTATTCCCATTCCGTATCACTGA